Proteins encoded by one window of Lycium barbarum isolate Lr01 chromosome 11, ASM1917538v2, whole genome shotgun sequence:
- the LOC132618964 gene encoding G2/mitotic-specific cyclin-2-like has protein sequence MGVSNEDNPTMIKSTNVQEMGYRKFGVETRNNRRALSVINQNFVGANQYPCVVNKRGLSEANGICNKNPPIPAHRPITRKFAAQIASSQQHFHEENKKPKLAAGNFSVWEDDVPIIDVEEHDATKDQPVPMSLEQTETTLSHDNKTQMEIEMEDIFEETAIDIDSDDIKNPLAVVDYVEDLYVYYSKMEVCSRISPDYMAQQFDVNERMRSILIDWLIEVHHKFDLREETLFLTVNLIDRFLEKQSVVRKKLQLVGLVATLLACKYEEVSLPVVDDLVFISDKAYTRKEALEMEKLMLNKLQFNMSVPTPYVFMRRFLKAAQSDRKLELLSFFLIELCLVEYEMLKFPPSFIAAAAIYTAQCTLYGVKQWSMTCELHTKYSEDQLMECSRLIVGFHQKAATGKLTGVHRKYNTSKFGYAAKCEPAQFLLEQTQ, from the exons atgggTGTATCTAATGAGGATAATCCTACCATGATTAAATCTACAAATGTTCAAG AAATGGGATACAGAAAATTTGGAGTGGAGACAAGGAACAATCGAAGAGCATTAAGTGTGATTAATCAGAATTTTGTTGGAGCTAATCAATACCCTTGTGTTGTTAACAAGAGAGGATTATCAGA AGCTAATGGGATCTGCAACAAGAATCCTCCTATTCCAGCTCATAGACCTATCACAAG GAAATTTGCTGCACAAATTGCTAGCTCACAGCAACATTTTCATGAG GAGAACAAGAAACCAAAATTAGCAGCTGGAAATTTCAGTGTGTGGGAGGATGATGTACCTATAATAGATGTTGAGGAACATGATGCAACAAAAGACCAACCAGTTCCAATGTCTTTGGAACAGACTGAGACAACATTGTCACATGACAACAAGACTCAAATG GAAATCGAGATGGAGGATATATTTGAGGAGACTGCGATAGATATTGACAGCGATGACATAAAGAACCCGCTTGCTGTTGTTGACTATGTGGAAGATTTGTATGTCTACTACTCAAAAATGGAG GTTTGCAGCCGTATCTCGCCAGACTATATGGCACAACAGTTTGACGTTAATGAGAGGATGAGATCTATACTAATAGACTGGCTCATCGAGGTACATCACAAGTTCGATCTCAGGGAGGAGACGTTATTCCTAACCGTTAACTTGATAGATAGATTTTTGGAGAAGCAATCTGTTGTGAGGAAAAAGCTGCAGCTTGTTGGTCTGGTTGCCACGCTACTCGCGTGTAAATATGAAGAAGTTTCTCTCCCTGTGGTGGATGATTTGGTGTTCATTTCGGATAAAGCATACACAAGGAAGGAGGCTCTTGAAATG GAAAAATTGATGCTCAATAAACTGCAGTTTAATATGTCGGTTCCAACACCGTACGTTTTTATGAGGAGATTTCTCAAGGCTGCTCAATCGGATCGAAAG CTGGAGCTACTTTCGTTCTTCTTGATCGAGCTTTGCCTTGTGGAATACGAAATGCTAAAATTCCCACCATCCTTTATCGCTGCTGCTGCGATCTATACAGCTCAGTGCACACTTTACGGTGTTAAACAATGGAGCATGACGTGCGAGTTGCATACGAAATACTCAGAAGATCAACTTAT GGAGTGCTCGAGATTGATTGTGGGATTCCACCAGAAGGCAGCGACGGGGAAACTAACAGGGGTACATAGAAAGTACAATACATCTAAATTTGGTTATGCAGCAAAATGTGAGCCGGCTCAGTTTCTTCTTGAGCAGACCCAATAA